From Pseudomonas vanderleydeniana, the proteins below share one genomic window:
- a CDS encoding ATP-binding protein, translating into MKTPVWFPQSFFSRTLWLVLIVVLFSKALTLVYLLMNEDVLVDRQYSHGVALTLRAYWAADEDDRDKIAEAAGLIRVVSGGVPEGEQHWPYSEIYQRQMQAELGADTEVRLRMHAPPALWVRAPSLGAGWLKVPLYPHPLRGQKIWSVLGWFLAIGLLSTASAWIFVSQLNQPLKRLVFAARQLGQGRSVRLPISDTPSEMTEVYGAFNQMAEDVEQAGRERELMLAGVSHDLRTPLTRLRLSLELMGDHSDLSADMVRDIEDMDAILDQFLAFIRDGRDESVEEVDLSDLVREVVAPYNQNEQRVQMRLQPIQPFPLRRVSMKRLLNNLIGNALNHAGESVEVAAYVSGDTNAPYVVLSVMDRGAGIDPAELEGIFNPFTRGDKARGGKGTGLGLAIVKRIASMHGGNVELRNRSGGGLEARVRLPLGLMLPRDAV; encoded by the coding sequence ATGAAGACCCCTGTCTGGTTTCCCCAAAGCTTCTTCTCGCGCACCCTCTGGCTGGTGCTCATCGTGGTGCTGTTCTCCAAGGCGCTGACCCTGGTCTATCTGCTGATGAACGAGGATGTCCTGGTGGACCGCCAGTACAGCCACGGCGTGGCGCTGACCCTGCGTGCCTACTGGGCGGCCGACGAGGACGATCGCGACAAGATCGCCGAGGCGGCGGGGCTGATCCGCGTGGTCAGCGGTGGCGTGCCGGAGGGCGAGCAGCACTGGCCGTACAGCGAGATCTACCAGCGGCAGATGCAGGCCGAACTCGGCGCCGATACCGAAGTCCGCCTGCGCATGCATGCGCCGCCCGCCCTGTGGGTGCGTGCGCCGAGCCTGGGCGCCGGCTGGTTGAAGGTGCCGCTGTATCCGCACCCGTTGCGGGGGCAGAAGATCTGGAGCGTGCTGGGCTGGTTCCTGGCGATCGGGTTGCTGTCGACGGCCTCGGCCTGGATTTTCGTCAGCCAGCTCAACCAGCCACTGAAACGCCTGGTCTTCGCCGCGCGGCAACTGGGCCAGGGGCGCAGCGTGCGCCTGCCGATCAGCGACACGCCCAGCGAAATGACCGAGGTTTACGGTGCCTTCAACCAGATGGCCGAGGACGTCGAGCAGGCTGGTCGCGAGCGTGAGCTGATGCTGGCCGGGGTTTCCCACGATCTGCGCACGCCGTTGACCCGCCTGCGGCTGTCCCTGGAGCTGATGGGCGACCACAGTGACCTGAGTGCGGACATGGTCCGCGATATCGAGGACATGGACGCGATTCTCGACCAGTTCCTCGCCTTCATCCGTGATGGGCGCGATGAGTCGGTGGAAGAAGTCGACCTCAGCGACCTGGTGCGCGAGGTGGTGGCACCCTACAACCAGAACGAACAGCGGGTGCAGATGCGCCTGCAACCGATCCAGCCGTTCCCGCTGCGGCGCGTATCGATGAAGCGCCTGCTGAACAACCTGATCGGTAATGCGCTCAATCACGCCGGGGAATCGGTGGAGGTGGCCGCCTATGTCTCCGGCGACACCAACGCACCCTATGTGGTGCTGAGTGTCATGGACCGTGGCGCGGGTATCGATCCGGCGGAACTGGAAGGCATCTTCAATCCGTTCACCCGCGGCGACAAGGCTCGCGGTGGCAAGGGCACCGGCCTGGGGTTGGCGATCGTCAAGCGGATCGCCTCGATGCACGGCGGCAACGTCGAGTTGCGCAATCGTTCCGGTGGTGGCCTGGAGGCCAGGGTCCGCTTGCCACTGGGCCTCATGCTGCCGCGTGATGCGGTCTAG
- the ompR gene encoding osmolarity response regulator transcription factor OmpR, producing MSSTAQTAEGEKILIVDDDPGLSSLLERFFTSKGYRARAVANTEQMDRLLSREVFNLVVLDLMLPGEDGLTACRRLRAANNQVPIIMLTAKGDELSRIKGLELGADDYLAKPFNPDELMARVKAVLRRQSAPVPGAPGSEDESVTFGDYELSLATRELKRGEEVHMLTTGEFAVLKALVMHAREPLTRDKLMNLARGREWDALERSIDVQISRLRRMIEPDPSKPRYIQTVWGVGYVFVPDGAATK from the coding sequence ATGAGCAGCACTGCACAAACTGCTGAAGGCGAAAAAATCCTCATCGTGGATGACGATCCGGGGCTGAGCAGCCTGCTGGAGCGTTTTTTCACCAGCAAGGGCTATCGCGCCCGCGCGGTGGCGAACACCGAGCAAATGGATCGTCTGCTGTCACGTGAAGTGTTCAATCTGGTAGTACTCGACCTGATGTTGCCGGGTGAAGACGGCCTGACGGCCTGCCGTCGCCTGCGCGCGGCGAACAACCAGGTACCGATCATCATGCTCACCGCCAAGGGCGACGAACTGAGCCGGATCAAGGGTCTGGAACTGGGCGCTGACGACTACCTGGCCAAGCCGTTCAACCCCGACGAGCTGATGGCGCGGGTCAAGGCCGTGCTGCGTCGCCAGTCCGCCCCGGTGCCAGGCGCGCCGGGCAGCGAGGACGAAAGCGTCACCTTCGGCGACTACGAGCTGTCCCTTGCCACCCGTGAGCTCAAGCGCGGCGAAGAAGTGCACATGCTCACCACTGGCGAATTCGCCGTGCTCAAGGCACTGGTGATGCATGCCCGCGAGCCGCTGACCCGTGACAAGCTGATGAACCTGGCCCGTGGCCGCGAGTGGGATGCACTGGAACGATCCATCGACGTGCAGATTTCCCGCCTGCGTCGCATGATCGAGCCTGACCCCTCGAAGCCGCGTTACATCCAGACCGTCTGGGGCGTGGGTTACGTGTTCGTGCCGGATGGCGCCGCGACCAAGTGA
- a CDS encoding Tex family protein codes for MDSINSRIAEELGVRPQQVEAAVALLDEGSTVPFIARYRKEVTGSLDDTQLRHLEERLRYLRELDERRASILASIEEQGKLTPALARDIQLADTKTRLEDLYLPYKQKRRTKGQIALEAGLGELADSLFNDPSLTPETEAARFVDAEKGFADTKAALEGAKYILMERFAEDASLLEKLRNFLKQEAIISARVVAGKEEEGAKFRDYFEHDEPLKSMPSHRALAIFRGRNEGILASSLKVGDELPGTLHPCEGMIGQHVGIQNQNRPADKWLGEVVRWTWKVKLYTHLETDLLGELRDGAETEAINVFAHNLHDLLLAAPAGPRATLGLDPGLRTGCKVAVVDATGKLLDHTTVYPHVPHNKWDQTLAVLAALCAKHSVDLIAIGNGTASRETDKLAADLIKKYPAMRLTKVMVSEAGASVYSASELAAREFPDLDVSIRGAVSIARRLQDPLAELVKIDPKSIGVGQYQHDVSQLKLARGLDAVVEDCVNAVGVDVNTASVALLARISGLNTTLAQNIVTHRDENGAFKTRAALKKVPRLGEKTFEQAAGFLRVMNGDNPLDASAVHPEAYPLVQRIAAETDRDIRSLIGDSAFLKRLDPKKFTDETFGLPTVTDILQELDKPGRDPRPEFKTAAFQEGVEDLKDLELGMILEGVVTNVTNFGAFVDIGVHQDGLVHISALSEKFVKDPREAVKAGDVVKVKVMEVDIPRKRVGLSMRMSDTPGEKIDGARGSRPGAAPRQPQNNAPRKETAAPANNAMASLFANAKQLKKR; via the coding sequence ATGGACAGCATCAACAGCCGCATCGCCGAAGAACTCGGCGTACGCCCACAACAGGTCGAAGCGGCCGTCGCCCTATTGGATGAAGGCTCGACCGTGCCTTTCATCGCCCGCTACCGGAAAGAAGTCACCGGCAGCCTGGATGACACCCAACTGCGGCATCTGGAAGAACGCCTGCGCTACCTGCGAGAACTCGACGAACGGCGCGCCAGCATCCTCGCCAGCATCGAGGAACAAGGCAAGCTGACCCCTGCCCTGGCCCGTGACATCCAGCTCGCCGACACCAAGACCCGCCTCGAAGACCTGTACCTGCCGTACAAGCAGAAGCGCCGCACCAAGGGCCAGATCGCCCTGGAAGCCGGCCTTGGCGAGCTGGCCGACAGTCTGTTCAACGACCCGTCGCTGACCCCGGAAACCGAAGCCGCACGCTTCGTCGATGCCGAAAAGGGCTTCGCCGATACCAAGGCCGCCCTCGAAGGCGCCAAGTACATCCTCATGGAGCGCTTCGCCGAAGACGCCAGCCTGCTGGAGAAACTGCGCAACTTCCTCAAGCAGGAAGCCATCATCAGCGCCCGCGTGGTCGCCGGCAAGGAAGAGGAAGGTGCCAAGTTCCGCGACTACTTCGAACACGACGAGCCGCTCAAGAGCATGCCGTCGCACCGCGCCCTGGCGATCTTCCGTGGCCGCAACGAAGGCATTCTCGCCTCCTCGCTGAAAGTCGGCGACGAGCTGCCAGGCACCCTGCACCCCTGCGAAGGCATGATTGGCCAGCACGTCGGCATCCAGAACCAGAACCGTCCTGCGGACAAATGGCTGGGCGAAGTGGTGCGCTGGACCTGGAAGGTCAAGCTCTACACCCACCTGGAAACCGACCTGCTCGGCGAGCTGCGCGATGGCGCGGAAACCGAGGCGATCAACGTTTTCGCCCACAACCTGCACGACCTGCTGCTGGCCGCCCCGGCCGGCCCACGTGCGACCCTCGGCCTCGACCCGGGCCTGCGTACCGGCTGCAAGGTCGCCGTGGTCGACGCCACCGGCAAGCTGCTGGACCACACCACCGTCTACCCGCACGTGCCGCACAACAAGTGGGACCAGACCCTGGCCGTCCTCGCTGCGCTGTGTGCCAAGCACTCGGTGGACCTGATCGCCATCGGCAACGGTACCGCCAGCCGCGAGACCGACAAGCTGGCCGCCGACCTGATCAAAAAATATCCAGCCATGCGCCTGACCAAGGTCATGGTTTCCGAAGCCGGCGCGTCGGTGTACTCGGCCTCGGAGCTGGCCGCACGGGAGTTCCCGGACCTCGACGTGTCGATCCGTGGCGCCGTGTCCATCGCCCGCCGCCTGCAGGACCCGCTGGCCGAACTGGTGAAGATCGACCCGAAATCCATCGGTGTCGGCCAGTACCAGCACGACGTCTCGCAACTGAAGCTGGCCCGTGGCCTGGATGCGGTGGTCGAGGACTGCGTGAACGCCGTCGGCGTCGACGTGAACACCGCCTCGGTGGCCCTGCTGGCGCGGATTTCCGGCCTCAACACGACCCTGGCGCAGAACATCGTCACGCACCGTGACGAAAACGGCGCGTTCAAGACCCGCGCCGCGCTGAAGAAAGTCCCGCGCCTGGGTGAAAAGACCTTCGAACAGGCCGCCGGCTTCCTGCGCGTGATGAACGGCGACAACCCGCTGGACGCCTCCGCGGTGCACCCGGAAGCCTACCCGCTGGTGCAGCGCATCGCCGCCGAGACCGACCGCGACATCCGCTCGCTGATCGGCGACAGCGCGTTCCTCAAGCGCCTGGACCCGAAAAAGTTCACCGACGAGACCTTCGGCCTGCCGACCGTCACCGACATTCTCCAGGAACTGGACAAGCCGGGCCGCGACCCACGCCCCGAGTTCAAGACTGCCGCGTTCCAGGAAGGTGTCGAGGACCTCAAGGACCTCGAACTGGGAATGATCCTCGAAGGCGTGGTGACCAACGTGACCAACTTCGGGGCCTTCGTCGACATCGGCGTCCACCAGGACGGCCTGGTGCACATCTCGGCGCTGTCCGAAAAGTTCGTCAAGGACCCGCGCGAAGCGGTGAAAGCCGGTGACGTGGTCAAGGTGAAGGTCATGGAAGTCGACATCCCACGCAAGCGCGTCGGCCTGTCGATGCGCATGAGCGACACCCCGGGCGAGAAGATCGACGGCGCCCGTGGCTCGCGTCCGGGTGCAGCACCACGCCAGCCGCAGAACAACGCCCCGCGCAAGGAAACCGCCGCCCCGGCCAACAACGCCATGGCCTCGCTGTTCGCCAACGCCAAGCAGTTGAAGAAGCGTTGA
- a CDS encoding PaaI family thioesterase, whose amino-acid sequence MDIPEGLTQSAFSELIGCRLQRLDTGVAEVALSLTPQLRNRGNVLHGGALFSLVDITMGLACSATHGFDQRSATIECKINYMRAVAEGDVLCTARVIHPGRRTLVVEADVRQGDKLVAKAQGTFAVL is encoded by the coding sequence ATGGATATTCCCGAGGGCCTGACCCAGAGCGCCTTCAGTGAGCTGATCGGCTGCCGCCTGCAACGCCTGGACACCGGCGTTGCCGAGGTGGCCCTGTCGCTGACGCCGCAATTGCGCAACCGTGGCAACGTGCTGCATGGCGGCGCGCTGTTCAGCCTGGTGGATATCACCATGGGCCTGGCCTGCTCGGCCACCCATGGCTTCGACCAGCGCAGCGCGACCATCGAGTGCAAGATCAACTACATGCGCGCGGTGGCCGAGGGCGATGTGCTGTGCACCGCCCGGGTCATCCACCCCGGCCGCCGTACGCTGGTGGTCGAGGCCGACGTGCGCCAGGGCGACAAACTTGTCGCGAAAGCACAAGGCACGTTCGCTGTTCTCTAG